In one window of Camelus bactrianus isolate YW-2024 breed Bactrian camel chromosome 13, ASM4877302v1, whole genome shotgun sequence DNA:
- the LOC105072727 gene encoding olfactory receptor 2A12-like, with amino-acid sequence MQEPNQSSVTEFILLGFTFSPRTTPLFFSAFLITYLLIILGNSLITILICLDSHLHTPMYFFIGTLSMLDLGYTTTTMPQMLAHLASQKKTISFASCVAQMYIFLVLGITESWLFTIMSVDRYVAICHPLKYKVIMNPWLCGVMVMFCGLWGVISALVYTAFAMRLPYCGPNNINHFFCEVPAVLKLACADTSVNDQVDFILGFSVILVPLSLILVIYINIFFAILKIRSVQGRLKAFSTCASHITVVTMFCVPAMVMYMKPGSEAFPEEDKKLALFYNVVSAFLNPIIYSLRNKDVKRAFLKVMGWGRAPE; translated from the coding sequence ATGCAAGAGCCTAACCAGTCCTCTGTGACTGAATTCATCCTTCTGGGCTTTACCTTCAGCCCCAGGACCACTCCTCTGTTCTTCTCAGCCTTCCTGATAACCTATTTGTTGATTATTTTGGGCAACAGCTTGATCACCATCCTCATCTGCCTGGACTCACACCTCCACACACCCATGTACTTCTTTATTGGCACCCTTTCCATGTTGGATCTGGGCTATACCACCACAACTATGCCCCAGATGTTGGCACATCTGGCCAGCCAGAAGAAGACCATCTCTTTTGCCAGCTGTGTGGCCCAAATGTACATATTTTTGGTGCTGGGTATCACTGAGTCCTGGCTCTTTACCATCATGTCTGTAGACAGGTATGTGGCCATCTGCCACCCACTCAAGTACAAGGTCATCATGAACCCATGGCTGTGTGGGGTAATGGTCATGTTCTGTGGACTCTGGGGTGTCATCTCTGCTCTTGTTTACACTGCCTTTGCCATGCGTCTGCCCTACTGTGGCCCCAATAATATCAACCACTTCTTCTGTGAAGTCCCTGCAGTCTTGAAGCTGGCTTGTGCGGACACCTCAGTCAATGACCAGGTAGACTTCATTCTTGGCTTTAGTGTCATCCTGGTTCCACTTTCCCTCATCCTTGTCATTTACATCAACATCTTCTTTGCCATCTTGAAGATCCGTTCAGTCCAGGGGCGGCTGAAGGCCTTCTCCACCTGTGCCTCCCACATCACTGTGGTCACAATGTTCTGTGTGCCAGCCATGGTCATGTACATGAAGCCTGGCTCAGAGGCCTTCCCAGAAGAGGACAAGAAGTTGGCCCTGTTCTACAACGTCGTCTCTGCCTTCCTCAACCCCATCATCTACAGCCTCCGGAACAAGGATGTAAAGAGGGCTTTCCTCAAGGTgatgggctggggcagggccccaGAATAA
- the LOC105072726 gene encoding olfactory receptor 2A12-like produces MQMGKLKPMEVKGLAQIHTAWQITTQSLGKDNHSSVSQFILLGFSSEPQVRMVLFTFFLLLYLMTLLGNGLIVTLIYLDTHLHTPMYFFLSVLSLVDMSYVTTTVPQVLVNLVYLRRTISWGACAAQMFIFLVLGIAECVLYAIMAYDRYMAICFPLHYTLLMSRPICIKMVTVCWSISIAGALIYTVFTMRLPYCGPYKINHFFCEVPAVLKLACADTSFNDRLDFILGFILLLVPLSFILASYVRIFASILRIHSSQGRLKSFSTCASHITVVTMFYGPAMTMYMRPGSWYDPERDKKLALFYNVVSAFLNPIIYSLRNKDVKWAFLKVLGNRGTAQ; encoded by the exons ATGCAG atggggaaactgaagccaaTGGAGGTGAAGGGGCTTGCCCAGATCCACACAGCTTG GCAGATCACCACGCAGAGCCTTGGCAAGGACAACCACAGCTCTGTGTCTCAGTTCATCCTCCTTGGCTTCTCCAGTGAGCCTCAGGTCAGAATGGTTCTGTtcaccttcttcctcctcctctacctCATGACCCTTCTGGGCAATGGACTCATTGTCACCCTGATCTACTTGGATACACACCTCCACACACCTATGTACTTCTTTCTCAGTGTCCTTTCCTTGGTGGACATGAGCTATGTCACCACCACTGTGCCCCAGGTGTTGGTTAACCTGGTATATCTAAGGAGGACCatctcctggggagcttgtgCAGCACAGATGTTCATCTTCTTGGTCCTGGGCATTGCTGAGTGTGTTCTCTATGCCATCATGGCCTATGACAGGTATATGGCCATTTGCTTCCCCCTTCACTACACCCTACTCATGAGCCGTCCCATTTGTATTAAGATGGTCACAGTCTGTTGGTCCATTAGCATAGCGGGGGCCCTGATCTACACTGTCTTCACCATGCGTCTGCCTTATTGTGGCCCCTACAAGATAAACCACTTCTTCTGTGAGGTCCCTGCTGTCCTGAAGTTGGCCTGTGCAGACACATCCTTCAATGACCGGCTGGACTTCATCTTGGGTTTCATCCTGCTTTTGGTCCCGCTCTCCTTCATCCTGGCCTCTTATGTCCGTATCTTTGCCTCCATCTTAAGAATCCATTCATCCCAGGGGAGACTCAAGTCCTTCTCCACGTGTGCTTCCCACATCACTGTGGTCACCATGTTCTATGGGCCAGCCATGACCATGTACATGAGGCCTGGCTCCTGGTATGACCCAGAGAGGGACAAGAAGCTAGCCCTTTTCTACAATGTTGTCTCTGCCTTCCTCAACCCCATCATCTATAGCCTCCGGAACAAGGATGTAAAGTGGGCCTTTCTGAAAGTACTTGGCAACAGAGGGACAGCTCAGTGA
- the LOC105072851 gene encoding olfactory receptor 2B6-like yields MSSSFSRRKPIHSQGWRNHSSVTEFILLGFSRNPRTNWILFFLFLFLFLYVFTVLGNGLIVTLIRVDAHLHTPVYFFLSILSLLDLSYATTTVPQMLVHLVSKNKTISYVGCVVQMYVFLTLGITETWIFAAMAYDRYVAICYPLHYRFKMSQTLCVLLAVSSALCGLSCALVYTVFAMNLPYCGPNEINHFFCEIPAVLKLACADTSLSDQVDFILGFILLLIPLSLILASYVRIFMAIPKIRSTQGKIKAFSTCALHITVVTMFCIPCMVMYMRPGSEASPEDDKKLALFYNVISAFLNPIIYSLQNKDVKRAFLKLVENE; encoded by the coding sequence AtgtcctcttctttctccagaaGGAAGCCCATACACAGCCAAGGTTGGAGAAATCACAGTTCTGTAACTGAGTTTATCCTCCTGGGCTTCTCCAGAAATCCCAGAACCAACTggatccttttctttctcttcctcttcctcttcctttacGTATTTACAGTCCTGGGCAATGGGCTCATCGTTACCCTGATCAGAGTAGATGCACACCTCCACACCCCCGTGTACTTCTTCCTCAGCATCCTCTCTCTACTGGATCTCAGTTATGCCACTACTACAGTGCCCCAGATGTTGGTCCATCTGGTAAGCAAGAATAAAACCATCTCTTATGTTGGGTGCGTGGTCCAGATGTATGTTTTCCTGACCTTGGGTATCACTGAGACCTGGATTTTTGCAGCCATGGCCTATGACAGGTATGTTGCCATATGCTACCCACTCCACTATAGGTTCAAGATGAGCCAGACCCTGTGTGTACTCCTGGCAGTCAGCTCTGCCCTTTGTGGTCTCTCCTGTGCCCTTGTCTACACGGTCTTTGCAATGAACCTACCCTACTGTGGCCCCAATGAGATCAATCACTTTTTTTGTGAAATTCCTGCTGTCCTGAAGTTGGCCTGTGCAGATACATCCCTCAGTGACCAAGTGGACTTTATATTGGGTTTCATCTTGCTCCTAATCCCATTGTCCCTCATTCTGGCCTCATATGTTCGCATCTTCATGGCTATTCCAAAGATTCGCTCCACCCAGGGGAAAATCAAGGCCTTCTCAACATGTGCCTTGCATATCACTGTGGTCACCATGTTTTGTATTCCATGCATGGTCATGTATATGAGGCCTGGCTCTGAAGCCTCCCCAGAGGATGACAAGAAGCTGGCCTTGTTCTACAATGTCATTTCTGCCTTTCTCAACCCCATCATCTACAGCCTCCAGAACAAGGATGTGAAGAGGGCTTTCCTAAAGCTAGTTGAAAATGAGTGA